The Pygocentrus nattereri isolate fPygNat1 chromosome 17, fPygNat1.pri, whole genome shotgun sequence genome window below encodes:
- the zgc:113279 gene encoding uncharacterized protein zgc:113279 — MVRGRMKKTGGEGKPQSHKWTDNEHDIRPCDASPLPAALASNTSEPDSPTAAFTGLSVEDHVNIKQVSASPTGPKSQKAKGDKRYLGVRVKMPVRDMLRNFRIANGMDPKDLQQKENKRSKGEKRRVNSSGHQRNRLKKWQTKSLEELAIIVEVLEEDLKTSTSPRPPTENPSSTLCPEQRDKSWCKHGSQQYLMGELPPNSCFCEANKRFPTQSTDVDNSFPSWAYSQTIAPLSASQGEFHSFESAYCRDRAEPGMTCYPGYSEYQVPSPQDTRYFSPKMEHWWGSPETIGPTYPYPGQEEWNSTTFFWAQTERQEHILRNMSDQDLLALDEYGRTLLHRAADEGKRALVYVTAKRMADLKNLDTKDAEGKTPLHIAAQRNQHLIVADLISLGANVNERDRYGKTCLHLSAEYGYVRVLEVLKSCMKSGMYIDLEARDMNGLSALQHASVSLKSTVRELERSITVGKTKLHSLRKEQMMETLECLLQMECSLQCQVI; from the exons ATGGTGAGGGGCCGTATGAAGAAGACAGGAGGTGAGGGGAAGCCCCAAAGCCACAAATGGACAGATAACGAACATGACATCCGTCCATGCGATGCTTCGCCGCTTCCAGCAGCATTAGCGTCGAATACAAGTGAGCCAGACTCCCCCACCGCTGCCTTCACAGGGCTCAGCGTGGAGGACCATGTTAACATCAAGCAAGTGTCAGCCTCTCCAACAG GTCCAAAGTCTCAGAAAGCCAAGGGTGATAAAAGATACTTGGGTGTCAGAGTGAAAATGCCAGTGAGAGACATGCTCAGGAATTTTCGCATAGCCAACGGCATGGACCCCAAAGATCTGCAG cagaaagaaaacaaaagatcGAAAG GGGAGAAAAGGCGAGTCAACTCAAGCGGTCATCAGCGAAACAGACTG AAAAAATGGCAAACAAAGAGTTTGGAAGAACTTGCCATTATAGTGGAGGTGCTAGAAGAAGATCTTAAGACCAGTACGTCCCCCAGACCACCAACTGAGAACCCCTCATCTACCCTCTGCCCGGAGCAGAGAGACAAGAGCTGGTGTAAACATGGATCTCAGCAGTACCTCATGGGAGAGTTGCCTCCAAATTCATGTTTCTGTGAAGCCAATAAAAGGTTTCCCACACAGTCCACCGACGTCGACAACTCCTTCCCAAGCTGGGCTTATAGCCAGACCATTGCTCCTTTATCAGCCAGTCAGGGGGAATTTCACAGTTTTGAGTCAGCTTACTGTAGAGACAGGGCTGAGCCTGGAATGACCTGCTACCCTGGTTACAGCGAATACCAGGTGCCCTCCCCACAAGACACAAGGTATTTTAGCCCTAAGATGGAGCACTGGTGGGGTTCCCCTGAGACGATTGGTCCGACATATCCCTACCCAGGCCAGGAGGAGTGGAACAGCACGACATTCTTCTGGGCCCAAACGGAAAGACAGGAGCACATACTGAGGAATATGTCAGACCAAGACCTGCTGGCTCTGGATGAGTACGGCAGAAC ACTGCTACACAGGGCAGCTGACGAGGGGAAAAGAGCCCTTGTGTATGTGACTGCCAAGAGGATGGCAGATCTAAAGAATCTGGATACTAAAGACGCAGAGGGAAAG ACCCCTCTACACATAGCTGCTCAGAGAAATCAACACCTGATAGTCGCAGATTTAATTTCCCTCGGTGCAAACGTCAACGAAAGGGATCGATACGGAAAGACGTGCCTCCACCTCAGTGCAGAATATGGATATGTCCGAGTTTTGGAG GTGCTGAAAAGCTGCATGAAAAGCGGGATGTATATAGACCTGGAGGCCAGAGATATGAATG GGCTCAGTGCGTTGCAGCATGCATCCGTATCTCTGAAGAGTACTGTGCGTGAGCTGGAGAGGAGCATCACTGTGGGTAAAACCAAGCTACACTCCCTGCGGAAAGAGCAGATGATGGAAACGTTGGAGTGTCTTCTGCAGATGGAATGCAGCTTGCAGTGCCAG GTCATCTAG